One stretch of Tenacibaculum sp. MAR_2010_89 DNA includes these proteins:
- a CDS encoding EI24 domain-containing protein, with amino-acid sequence MIQNIFRGVRAYFGAFQLISKLKLWRFFTIPIIISVLTASLIGFLAYSLSDNIGHYISNIWQWEFGKGAFEVISTFFSGLLILVVGLVLYKHVVMALSAPFMSPVSEKIEEYYKGKNHSHRKTSFQEQLVRGIRINVRNLTKELLLTIPILLLSLIPIIGIFSTVILFLMQAYYAGFGNMDYTLERHLKYKESVEFVKKHKGLAIGNGIVFILFLLIPIVGVILVLPLSVTAATTETIKEIRVKELTE; translated from the coding sequence ATGATTCAAAATATATTTAGAGGGGTAAGAGCATACTTTGGAGCTTTTCAATTAATATCAAAACTAAAGCTATGGAGGTTTTTTACTATTCCTATAATTATTAGTGTTTTAACTGCTAGTTTAATTGGCTTCTTGGCCTATTCTTTATCAGATAATATTGGTCATTATATTTCTAATATTTGGCAATGGGAATTTGGAAAGGGAGCATTTGAAGTTATTAGTACTTTTTTTAGCGGATTATTGATTTTAGTAGTCGGCCTTGTTTTGTATAAACATGTTGTTATGGCACTTTCAGCACCATTTATGAGTCCAGTTTCTGAAAAAATTGAAGAGTATTATAAAGGAAAAAATCATTCGCATAGAAAAACATCATTTCAAGAACAACTTGTAAGGGGGATAAGAATTAATGTAAGAAATTTAACTAAGGAGTTATTATTAACAATACCAATTTTATTATTAAGCTTAATACCAATAATAGGTATATTTTCTACAGTTATTCTGTTTTTAATGCAGGCTTATTATGCTGGGTTTGGAAATATGGATTACACACTTGAACGTCATTTAAAATACAAAGAGAGTGTTGAGTTTGTAAAAAAACATAAAGGACTAGCAATAGGTAATGGAATTGTATTTATACTTTTTTTATTAATCCCAATAGTAGGTGTTATATTAGTGTTACCATTATCAGTTACAGCAGCAACCACTGAAACTATTAAAGAAATTAGAGTAAAGGAATTAACAGAATAG
- the hemB gene encoding porphobilinogen synthase: MFRTRRLRKSEGIRRLVRETKLSVDDFIYPLFIEEGTGIESEIPSMPGIKRYSLDTISKELEEVVTLNIPAVLLFGIPSKKDDVGTETWNDNGIMQQAIRFIKKNYPSLYVITDVCFCEYTSHGHCGVIHNNDVDNDATLVNLAKQTVSHARAGADMVAPSGMMDGTIAMMRESLDNTGFPNLPIMGYSVKYSSAFYGPFREAVDSSPSFGDRRTYQMDPSNRDEGMREATFDDQEGADILMVKPALSYLDIIRDLKNNFDRPIACYNVSGEYAMVKAAAEKGWIDGERVMMESLLSMKRAGADIIITYFAKEAAKLLLKK, from the coding sequence ATGTTTAGAACTAGAAGACTTAGGAAATCAGAGGGGATTCGAAGATTAGTTAGAGAAACTAAATTGTCTGTTGATGATTTTATTTATCCTCTATTTATTGAAGAAGGAACTGGTATAGAATCTGAAATTCCATCAATGCCAGGAATTAAAAGGTATTCACTAGATACTATTTCAAAAGAATTAGAAGAAGTAGTTACTTTGAATATTCCAGCAGTATTATTATTTGGAATACCTTCAAAGAAAGATGATGTAGGAACAGAAACTTGGAATGATAACGGAATTATGCAACAAGCAATCCGGTTTATCAAAAAAAACTATCCAAGTTTATATGTAATTACAGATGTGTGTTTTTGTGAGTATACATCACATGGTCATTGTGGTGTGATTCATAATAATGATGTAGATAATGATGCAACATTAGTAAATCTAGCAAAGCAAACTGTTTCTCATGCAAGGGCAGGTGCAGATATGGTAGCACCATCAGGAATGATGGATGGTACTATTGCAATGATGCGCGAATCTCTAGATAATACAGGTTTTCCAAATTTACCAATAATGGGATATTCGGTAAAATATTCTTCAGCATTTTATGGTCCGTTTAGAGAAGCTGTAGATTCATCACCTTCATTTGGAGACAGAAGAACTTACCAAATGGATCCTTCAAACAGAGATGAAGGAATGCGAGAAGCTACTTTTGATGATCAAGAAGGAGCTGATATTTTAATGGTGAAACCAGCATTATCGTATTTAGATATAATTAGAGATTTAAAAAATAATTTTGACAGACCAATTGCTTGTTATAATGTAAGTGGTGAGTATGCCATGGTAAAAGCAGCTGCTGAAAAAGGCTGGATTGATGGTGAACGAGTAATGATGGAAAGTTTACTGTCAATGAAAAGAGCAGGTGCTGATATTATTATTACTTATTTTGCTAAGGAAGCTGCAAAATTATTACTGAAAAAATAA
- a CDS encoding alpha/beta fold hydrolase translates to MNTSKQFNLNTPLGHQITITEFPTINSNNIVIILSATGVLQTYYYKFSKFLQTNNHTVYTFDYSGIGQSKTKPLTQFNTTVSNWATNDIETVFQHIKKQHPTKNIKCIGHSLGGQLLGLVPSNKILDTVILVASQTNHYSFWNNFNKARVFFNWFVIFPFFTTFFKYFPSKSFIKMENLPRNVAREFSKWSQQKNYYFDLKVSNELFHHQISSKLIGYSCTNDKFAPKQAVDWMMLKYKNAKLTRKHLVPSDYDVQKIGHFGFFRSHFKNSIWQEFLTDLKT, encoded by the coding sequence TTGAATACTTCTAAGCAGTTTAATTTAAATACACCTCTTGGACATCAGATTACTATTACTGAGTTTCCTACTATTAATAGTAACAACATTGTTATTATTTTATCTGCTACTGGAGTATTACAAACATATTACTATAAGTTTTCTAAATTTTTACAAACAAACAACCATACAGTTTACACCTTTGATTATAGTGGTATTGGTCAATCAAAAACCAAACCTCTTACTCAATTTAACACAACCGTTTCTAATTGGGCGACTAACGATATCGAAACCGTTTTTCAACATATTAAAAAACAACATCCTACAAAAAACATTAAATGCATAGGCCATAGTTTAGGAGGTCAATTATTAGGCTTAGTTCCTTCTAATAAAATTTTGGATACCGTTATATTAGTCGCATCACAAACAAATCATTATTCTTTTTGGAATAATTTTAATAAAGCAAGAGTCTTTTTTAACTGGTTTGTGATTTTTCCTTTTTTTACTACTTTTTTCAAGTATTTCCCCAGTAAATCTTTCATTAAAATGGAGAATTTACCAAGAAATGTAGCTCGTGAGTTTAGTAAATGGTCTCAACAGAAAAATTATTATTTTGATTTAAAAGTAAGTAATGAACTTTTTCATCACCAAATTTCATCTAAATTAATTGGCTACAGTTGTACAAATGATAAGTTTGCACCAAAGCAAGCTGTAGATTGGATGATGTTAAAATACAAAAATGCAAAACTTACACGTAAACACCTAGTTCCAAGTGATTATGATGTACAAAAAATAGGTCATTTTGGTTTTTTTAGATCACATTTTAAAAACTCTATTTGGCAAGAATTCTTAACAGATTTAAAAACATAA
- the hemF gene encoding oxygen-dependent coproporphyrinogen oxidase: MKDTFYAYIERLQDTITSKLEEVDGKAKFQEDLWKRAEGGGGRTRVIENGNVFEKGGVNISAVHGELPEVLRKQFGVEEGNFFACGLSLVLHPINPFVPTVHANWRYFEMYDSKGEIVTQWFGGGQDLTPYYLFDEDAVHFHSVCKEACDKHDESFYPKFKETCDNYFWNAHRNEARGIGGLFFDYLKENEKFSIQDRYKFVTEVGNSFLNSYVPIVEKRKAIEYQKEHKDWQEVRRGRYVEFNLVHDRGTLFGLKTNGRIESILMSLPPVVQWKYNHHPEENSEEAKLLSVLATPKQWVQ; this comes from the coding sequence ATGAAAGATACTTTTTACGCATATATAGAAAGGTTACAAGATACTATAACTTCTAAATTAGAGGAAGTAGATGGAAAAGCTAAGTTTCAAGAAGATTTATGGAAAAGAGCAGAAGGTGGTGGAGGTAGAACTCGTGTAATTGAAAACGGAAACGTTTTTGAAAAAGGAGGTGTAAACATATCTGCTGTACATGGTGAATTACCAGAAGTTTTAAGAAAACAGTTTGGAGTAGAAGAAGGAAATTTTTTTGCATGTGGTTTAAGTTTAGTACTACATCCAATAAACCCATTTGTACCTACTGTTCATGCTAATTGGCGTTATTTTGAGATGTATGATTCGAAAGGAGAAATAGTAACTCAATGGTTTGGAGGTGGACAAGATTTAACTCCTTATTATTTATTCGATGAAGATGCTGTTCATTTTCATTCAGTATGTAAAGAGGCTTGTGATAAGCATGATGAATCTTTTTATCCTAAGTTTAAAGAAACTTGTGATAATTATTTTTGGAATGCTCATAGAAATGAAGCAAGAGGTATAGGAGGGTTATTTTTTGACTATTTAAAGGAGAATGAAAAGTTTTCTATCCAAGACAGATATAAGTTTGTAACTGAAGTTGGAAATAGTTTTTTGAATTCATATGTGCCAATTGTTGAGAAAAGAAAGGCTATAGAATATCAAAAGGAACATAAAGATTGGCAAGAGGTAAGGAGAGGACGTTATGTAGAGTTTAATTTAGTACATGATAGAGGAACGTTGTTTGGTTTAAAAACGAATGGTCGTATAGAAAGTATTTTAATGAGTTTACCTCCAGTAGTTCAATGGAAATATAATCATCATCCTGAAGAAAATTCAGAAGAAGCTAAACTTTTGTCAGTTTTAGCAACTCCTAAACAATGGGTACAATAA
- the hemE gene encoding uroporphyrinogen decarboxylase: MIKNDLFLRALKGETVDRPPVWMMRQAGRYLPEFIEIRKKYDFFTRCRTPELASEITVQPIRRYGMDAAILFSDILVVPQAMNVEVQMKPDFGPYLPNPIRDRKSLDQVIVPDVNEELGYVMEAIKATKEKLNDEIPLIGFAGSPWTILCYMVQGQGSKNFDKAKEFCFTQPILAHELLTKITETTIAYLKAKVKAGVNAVQVFDSWGGMLSPTDYQEFSWQYINQIIEALKDDAPVIAFGKGCWFALDKMAKSNASALGVDWTCSARNARYLTGGNITLQGNFDPSRLLSPPAEIKKMVNQMINEFGKDKYIVNLGHGILPNIPLENAKAFIDAVKEYKI, from the coding sequence ATGATAAAAAACGATTTATTTTTAAGAGCCTTAAAAGGTGAAACAGTTGATCGTCCACCGGTATGGATGATGCGTCAAGCGGGGAGATATTTACCAGAGTTTATTGAGATTAGAAAAAAGTATGATTTCTTTACGCGTTGTAGAACTCCTGAGCTAGCTTCAGAAATAACAGTACAGCCAATTAGAAGATACGGAATGGATGCCGCTATCTTATTTTCAGATATTTTAGTTGTGCCTCAAGCAATGAATGTAGAGGTTCAAATGAAACCAGATTTTGGACCATATTTACCAAACCCAATTAGAGACAGAAAAAGTTTAGATCAGGTAATTGTACCAGATGTAAATGAAGAATTAGGGTATGTTATGGAGGCTATTAAGGCAACTAAAGAAAAATTAAACGACGAAATACCTTTGATAGGGTTTGCGGGCTCTCCATGGACAATTTTATGTTATATGGTACAAGGTCAGGGTTCTAAAAACTTCGATAAAGCAAAAGAGTTTTGTTTTACGCAACCAATTTTGGCACATGAATTGCTTACTAAGATAACAGAGACCACAATAGCTTATTTAAAAGCAAAGGTAAAGGCAGGTGTAAATGCTGTACAGGTTTTTGATTCATGGGGAGGAATGTTATCTCCAACTGATTATCAAGAATTTTCATGGCAGTACATTAATCAAATAATAGAAGCATTAAAAGATGATGCTCCAGTGATTGCTTTTGGTAAAGGATGTTGGTTTGCGTTAGATAAAATGGCCAAGTCAAACGCGTCAGCCCTAGGAGTAGATTGGACATGTTCTGCAAGAAATGCTCGTTATTTAACAGGTGGAAATATTACATTGCAAGGTAATTTTGACCCCTCTAGATTACTGTCTCCACCGGCTGAAATAAAAAAAATGGTAAACCAAATGATAAATGAGTTTGGTAAAGACAAATATATTGTTAACTTGGGGCATGGAATTTTACCTAATATTCCGTTAGAAAATGCAAAAGCATTTATTGACGCGGTAAAAGAATATAAAATTTAA
- the hemA gene encoding glutamyl-tRNA reductase, with protein sequence MDTDNRPTKFYNIGVSYVKADANTRGKFSLSKENQLALLQDAKERGLGELFVLSTCNRTEITGFAEHPFQLISMLCKHSNGSVEDFAKVSYVNKNQDAIQHLFRMGTGLDSQILGDYEIVGQLRQAFKQAKEAGTTNAYLERLLNCVMQASKRVKNETKLSSGTTSVSYAAVQYLIKNLPDYNTKNILVFGLGKMGKHTCKNLAEYTRNKTVSLINRTAQKTEDFVKEHPLIRQAKYENLTEEVSNTDVLVVSTGADIPTITKNHVSDKKLLILDLSMPANVSDEVASLSNVTLVNVDELSKITDETLAVRQQEVPVAENIIEIYKEEFNEWLNHRRFTPAINALKQSLLTIQKDEINFHKKKIQDFDETQAEVITSRFIQKITTQFVKHLKDEKTSINQSIEVMSRVFGTTLQQVDAEDN encoded by the coding sequence ATGGATACAGATAATAGACCTACTAAATTTTATAATATCGGCGTTAGCTATGTAAAAGCAGACGCTAATACACGAGGAAAGTTTTCACTGTCAAAAGAAAATCAACTAGCTCTTTTGCAAGACGCAAAAGAAAGAGGCTTAGGTGAACTTTTTGTGCTTTCTACATGTAACAGAACTGAAATAACAGGATTTGCAGAACATCCTTTTCAATTAATAAGTATGTTATGTAAGCACTCAAACGGATCAGTTGAAGATTTTGCTAAAGTTTCTTATGTAAACAAGAACCAAGATGCAATTCAGCATTTGTTTAGAATGGGGACAGGTTTGGATAGTCAAATTTTGGGTGACTATGAAATAGTTGGCCAATTACGTCAAGCTTTTAAACAAGCTAAAGAAGCTGGAACTACAAATGCTTATTTAGAGCGTTTGTTAAATTGTGTAATGCAAGCAAGCAAGCGAGTTAAAAATGAAACTAAATTAAGTTCAGGTACTACTTCAGTATCTTATGCTGCTGTTCAATATTTAATAAAAAATCTACCAGATTATAATACTAAAAATATTTTAGTATTTGGTTTAGGTAAAATGGGTAAGCATACCTGTAAAAACTTAGCAGAGTATACCCGAAACAAAACAGTTAGTTTAATTAATAGAACAGCTCAAAAAACAGAAGACTTTGTTAAAGAGCATCCTTTAATTAGGCAAGCAAAATATGAAAATTTAACAGAAGAAGTTAGTAATACAGATGTTTTAGTAGTTTCTACCGGGGCAGATATACCTACTATAACAAAGAACCACGTTTCTGATAAAAAGTTATTGATTCTAGATTTATCAATGCCAGCTAATGTATCTGATGAAGTTGCAAGTTTAAGTAATGTTACTTTAGTTAATGTTGATGAACTTTCTAAAATAACAGATGAAACATTAGCTGTTCGCCAGCAAGAAGTACCTGTAGCAGAGAATATCATAGAAATTTATAAAGAAGAGTTTAACGAATGGTTAAATCATAGAAGGTTTACACCAGCTATTAATGCATTAAAACAATCATTGTTAACTATTCAAAAAGATGAAATTAATTTTCACAAGAAAAAAATTCAAGATTTTGATGAAACTCAAGCTGAAGTAATAACATCAAGATTTATACAAAAAATAACTACACAATTCGTAAAACACTTAAAAGACGAAAAAACTTCAATTAACCAAAGTATAGAAGTAATGTCAAGGGTTTTTGGAACAACTTTACAACAAGTAGATGCAGAAGATAATTAG
- the hemC gene encoding hydroxymethylbilane synthase, translating to MQKIIRIGTRESELALWQANKVRKELEELGYQTQIVPIKSTGDIILDKPLYELGITGIFTKNLDIAMMNGDIDIAVHSMKDVPTVLPEGIVQVAVLKRANHNDVLVLKDTEEFMGQKEGTIATGSLRRKAQWLNRYPTHNVVDLRGNVNTRLEKVDANEWNGAVFAAAGLERLGKRPQGAISLSWMVPAPAQGAIMVTVLDEDTFSKDACEQINDRDTETCTTIEREFLNRLEGGCTAPIGALAYINEVEKEINFKGVLLSRDGSKKIEISKKVPLGRHKFLAKDCATHIIEKGGKLIMLEDEGIEKEFSIYSTKKLSEIQKKLLPTTVSTEDSDFIKIRFNRIAPKVIKKEIENVVITSKNGVEAILHNFTKEELQFKNIYCVGRRTKKLIEQRIGKVTHVEKNAKKLAEYLAGFLKIEEVTYFCSNLRLDTLTAILNANDIKVNEVEAYKTTYSSVKVDSKVNGVLFYSPSTVESYMEKNEPNKVAFCIGETTAKEAQKYFEEVQVAKLPTVESVLELVNLHFAKK from the coding sequence ATGCAGAAGATAATTAGAATAGGTACACGAGAAAGTGAACTAGCCTTATGGCAAGCTAACAAAGTAAGAAAAGAGTTAGAGGAATTAGGATACCAAACCCAAATAGTACCTATAAAATCAACAGGAGATATCATTCTTGATAAACCTTTATATGAATTAGGTATTACAGGTATTTTTACAAAAAACCTTGATATAGCTATGATGAATGGAGATATAGATATAGCTGTACATTCAATGAAAGATGTACCTACTGTTTTACCAGAAGGAATAGTGCAAGTAGCTGTTTTAAAACGAGCAAACCATAATGATGTTTTAGTATTAAAAGATACTGAAGAATTTATGGGGCAAAAAGAAGGTACCATAGCTACTGGAAGTTTACGAAGAAAAGCACAATGGTTAAATCGTTATCCTACTCATAATGTTGTTGATTTAAGAGGAAACGTAAATACTCGTTTAGAAAAGGTAGATGCTAATGAATGGAATGGAGCAGTTTTTGCTGCTGCTGGGCTTGAACGTTTAGGGAAAAGACCGCAAGGAGCTATTTCTTTATCATGGATGGTACCCGCACCAGCTCAAGGAGCTATTATGGTAACTGTTTTAGATGAGGATACTTTTTCAAAAGATGCGTGTGAACAAATTAATGATAGAGATACTGAAACTTGTACAACAATTGAACGTGAGTTTTTAAACCGTTTAGAAGGTGGTTGTACTGCGCCTATTGGTGCTTTAGCTTATATAAATGAAGTAGAAAAAGAAATAAATTTCAAAGGAGTTTTATTAAGTAGAGATGGTAGTAAGAAAATAGAAATAAGCAAAAAAGTTCCATTAGGAAGACATAAATTTTTAGCAAAAGATTGTGCTACTCATATTATTGAAAAAGGAGGGAAGTTAATAATGCTAGAAGATGAAGGAATTGAAAAGGAGTTTTCAATTTATTCAACTAAAAAACTATCTGAAATACAAAAAAAACTATTACCAACTACAGTTAGTACTGAGGATAGTGATTTTATAAAAATTAGATTTAACCGTATTGCTCCTAAAGTAATTAAAAAAGAAATTGAAAATGTAGTTATAACAAGTAAAAATGGAGTAGAAGCAATTTTACACAATTTTACAAAAGAAGAACTACAGTTTAAAAATATTTACTGTGTTGGAAGAAGAACTAAAAAACTAATTGAACAACGAATAGGTAAAGTTACACATGTTGAAAAAAATGCTAAAAAATTAGCTGAATATTTAGCAGGTTTTTTAAAAATAGAGGAGGTTACTTATTTCTGTAGTAATTTACGTTTAGATACCTTAACAGCTATTCTAAATGCAAATGATATAAAAGTAAACGAAGTAGAAGCTTATAAAACAACATATAGTTCGGTTAAGGTAGATAGTAAAGTAAATGGAGTATTGTTCTATAGTCCATCAACCGTAGAGAGCTATATGGAAAAAAATGAACCAAATAAAGTGGCATTTTGTATAGGCGAAACTACAGCTAAGGAAGCACAAAAATATTTTGAAGAAGTACAAGTAGCTAAATTACCAACAGTAGAAAGTGTTTTGGAACTTGTAAATTTACACTTCGCAAAAAAATAA
- the hemL gene encoding glutamate-1-semialdehyde 2,1-aminomutase, translating into MKFKKSQKLYNKGLENLVGAVNSPVRAFSSVGGNPLFIKKAKGSKIIDVDGNTYVDLVLSYGPMILGHRHKKVQKSITKALKNGYSFGASTSNEIKLAKIVCDAFPGMDKVRFVNSGTEAVLSGIRLARAFTGKDKVIKFAGCYHGHQDALLVAAGSGLATLSLPGSKGVPEGAVKNTLIANYNDIESVKAHFEAHDDIAGVILEPVAGNMGVVTPQNNFLKELKEYLESKGALLIVDEVMTGFRSKFGGAQELFDVEADITCLGKVIGGGFPVGAYGARNEIMEMVAPLGGMYQAGTLSGNPIAMAAGISTLTELKKQNPYEKFNEIAQIIEVFLLESAKKYGVEITVNRFGSMINPFFSSKKVTNFEEAQTSDTKKFAVFFWEMIKNGVFLPPSQFEAWFLSSAISEKDIQKITQAIDKSMEAVSKM; encoded by the coding sequence ATGAAATTTAAAAAATCACAAAAACTATATAATAAAGGATTAGAAAATTTAGTAGGAGCTGTAAATTCTCCTGTTCGTGCATTTTCTTCAGTAGGAGGAAACCCTTTATTCATAAAAAAAGCAAAAGGAAGTAAAATAATAGATGTTGATGGCAATACATATGTTGATTTAGTATTATCGTACGGACCTATGATTTTAGGACATCGTCATAAAAAAGTACAAAAATCAATAACAAAGGCATTAAAAAACGGATACTCGTTTGGAGCTTCAACAAGTAACGAAATTAAATTAGCTAAAATTGTTTGTGATGCTTTTCCAGGAATGGATAAAGTTCGTTTTGTAAATTCAGGAACCGAAGCGGTATTAAGTGGAATACGTTTAGCAAGAGCTTTTACAGGTAAAGACAAAGTAATCAAATTTGCAGGTTGTTATCATGGGCATCAAGATGCTTTATTAGTAGCAGCTGGTTCTGGTTTAGCTACATTAAGTTTACCAGGAAGTAAAGGCGTACCAGAAGGAGCAGTTAAAAATACTTTAATAGCTAATTATAATGATATCGAAAGTGTGAAAGCACATTTTGAAGCTCATGATGATATTGCAGGAGTTATTTTAGAACCTGTTGCTGGTAATATGGGAGTAGTAACTCCTCAAAATAACTTTTTAAAAGAATTAAAAGAATATTTAGAAAGTAAAGGAGCTTTATTAATTGTAGATGAAGTTATGACTGGTTTCCGTTCTAAATTCGGAGGAGCACAAGAGTTATTTGATGTAGAAGCTGATATTACTTGTTTAGGAAAAGTAATAGGAGGAGGTTTCCCAGTAGGAGCATATGGCGCTCGAAATGAAATCATGGAAATGGTGGCACCACTAGGAGGAATGTATCAAGCAGGAACTTTGAGTGGAAACCCAATTGCTATGGCTGCAGGAATTTCAACTTTAACAGAGTTAAAAAAGCAAAACCCATACGAGAAGTTTAATGAAATAGCACAGATTATTGAAGTTTTCTTATTAGAATCAGCAAAGAAATATGGTGTTGAAATTACCGTAAATAGATTTGGATCTATGATAAATCCATTCTTTTCTTCTAAAAAAGTAACAAATTTTGAAGAAGCACAAACTTCAGATACTAAAAAGTTTGCAGTATTCTTTTGGGAAATGATAAAAAATGGGGTGTTTTTACCACCTTCTCAATTTGAAGCTTGGTTTTTATCTTCAGCAATTTCAGAAAAAGATATTCAAAAAATAACTCAAGCCATTGATAAATCAATGGAAGCAGTGTCAAAAATGTAA
- a CDS encoding TrmH family RNA methyltransferase → MKQLTHYDITNTEKNFPITIVCDAIRTPENIGMCFRIAESFGVSKIYLHESSPTSENRIVKKTARNTIEQIDYESYTNFSSLISDLKNQGNTIIGIEITDESINISDYDFKSHQKIVLLLGSERHGIKDIDIADATVAIPMYGRNSSMNVIHSLSITLYEVTNQLTKTTNS, encoded by the coding sequence ATGAAACAACTAACTCATTACGACATAACTAATACGGAAAAGAATTTTCCAATTACCATTGTATGTGACGCTATACGGACTCCTGAAAATATTGGTATGTGTTTTAGAATCGCTGAAAGTTTTGGTGTTTCTAAAATTTATTTACATGAAAGTTCTCCTACTTCAGAAAACAGAATTGTAAAAAAAACTGCCAGAAATACAATTGAACAAATTGATTATGAATCATACACTAATTTTTCTTCTTTAATTAGTGATTTAAAAAACCAAGGGAATACTATTATTGGTATTGAAATTACCGATGAAAGTATAAATATTAGCGATTATGATTTTAAATCTCATCAAAAAATTGTGTTACTTTTGGGTAGTGAAAGACATGGCATTAAAGATATTGACATTGCCGATGCAACAGTAGCTATACCGATGTATGGAAGAAATTCTTCTATGAATGTAATACATAGCTTGTCTATTACTTTATATGAAGTAACGAATCAATTAACAAAAACTACAAACTCATAA
- a CDS encoding AraC family transcriptional regulator has product MSKNVAESTFREITLENGFFVLKFQNNSDKTEFYKRDIDNSYIQLHYCVKGNCKFHFNNNNYTFNVLDKHSIFLYNPQQKLPINLEILPKTSLVSVLISIEKFHSFFSKEAGYIPFLSDDNKNKKYYDNTQINNNVLLVLQQIFAAKNHSSMRDLYIKGKTYELLSLHFDSGKNTDDEYCPFLVDDREVLKIRKAKDIIISRMSEPPSLQELSNEVGLNLKKLKEGFKQIYGDTVYSFLFDYKMEHARKLLESNQYNVNEVGLQVGYSTSSHFIAAFKKKFGTTPKQYVMNLNQLN; this is encoded by the coding sequence ATGTCAAAAAACGTCGCAGAAAGTACTTTTAGAGAAATTACTCTTGAAAACGGTTTTTTTGTTTTAAAATTTCAAAATAACTCAGACAAAACTGAGTTTTACAAAAGAGATATAGACAACTCTTATATACAGTTACATTATTGTGTAAAAGGCAATTGCAAGTTTCATTTTAACAATAACAACTACACTTTTAATGTACTTGATAAGCATTCTATATTCTTATACAACCCACAACAAAAATTACCTATAAATTTAGAAATATTACCAAAAACTTCTTTAGTTTCAGTTTTAATATCTATTGAAAAATTTCATTCATTTTTTTCAAAAGAAGCTGGGTACATTCCTTTTTTAAGCGATGATAATAAGAATAAAAAATACTATGATAACACACAAATTAATAATAATGTACTACTAGTTTTACAGCAAATTTTCGCTGCAAAAAATCACAGTTCAATGAGAGATCTTTATATAAAAGGAAAAACTTATGAACTACTAAGTTTACATTTTGATAGTGGCAAAAATACCGACGATGAATATTGTCCTTTTTTGGTTGATGATCGTGAAGTATTGAAAATTAGAAAAGCTAAAGACATTATAATTTCTCGAATGAGTGAGCCGCCTAGTTTACAAGAACTATCAAATGAGGTTGGTTTAAATTTAAAAAAACTAAAAGAAGGTTTTAAACAAATATATGGAGATACCGTTTATAGTTTTTTATTCGATTATAAAATGGAGCATGCCCGTAAACTTTTAGAGAGCAACCAATACAATGTTAATGAAGTTGGATTACAAGTTGGTTACAGTACATCTAGCCATTTTATAGCTGCTTTTAAAAAGAAGTTTGGTACCACACCCAAACAATATGTAATGAACCTAAATCAACTAAACTAA
- a CDS encoding thioredoxin-like domain-containing protein — MKKLLLVLLTLTVQISFSQAKEFYKDAVNDCIVSPSKDAAMLNDIVENCVKGKYVSNYDFTTIDGKVISTDKVDKPILLIVAATWCAPCWGEIPALNKMVEKYNGQMEFVMLFWDQKKGAERMAKKLDKRIQLVASSEENSDKSTVTINGFIHKLDYPTAYLISKDKQIINFKRGAASPSKKMGWDEVNKINEKQLEEFLKPVLQ; from the coding sequence ATGAAGAAATTATTACTTGTATTATTAACCTTAACTGTTCAAATTAGCTTTTCCCAAGCAAAAGAATTTTATAAAGATGCAGTTAATGATTGTATAGTTAGCCCTAGTAAAGATGCAGCTATGCTAAATGACATTGTTGAAAATTGTGTAAAAGGTAAATATGTATCTAATTACGATTTTACTACAATTGATGGAAAAGTTATAAGCACTGATAAAGTTGATAAACCAATTTTATTAATAGTTGCTGCAACCTGGTGTGCTCCTTGTTGGGGAGAAATACCTGCTCTTAATAAAATGGTTGAGAAATATAATGGACAAATGGAGTTCGTTATGCTTTTCTGGGATCAGAAAAAAGGAGCTGAAAGAATGGCTAAAAAATTAGATAAAAGAATACAGTTAGTAGCTTCTTCAGAAGAGAATTCAGATAAATCTACAGTAACAATTAATGGATTTATCCATAAGTTAGATTATCCTACTGCATATTTAATTTCAAAAGATAAGCAAATAATTAACTTTAAAAGGGGAGCTGCATCGCCGTCTAAAAAAATGGGATGGGATGAAGTAAACAAAATAAATGAAAAGCAATTAGAAGAATTTCTTAAGCCTGTTTTACAGTAA